A region of Mugil cephalus isolate CIBA_MC_2020 chromosome 3, CIBA_Mcephalus_1.1, whole genome shotgun sequence DNA encodes the following proteins:
- the nob1 gene encoding RNA-binding protein NOB1, with translation MAAALVEHVVADAAAFLKKTPLQDIGRNIYTLKDVVDEIRDKPTRRSLAFLPYQLHFREPHPEHIRHVSEFSKKTGDYPSLSATDIKVLALTYQLELEHVGSQHLRTEPQVKVNIQSTQRHPEAPVNVAGFHFPSKKPAGAADVRQTETTSRTDSDAFNSFQFWRETLPSIEGDLLGLLSPDVDSDKPTTDSDAFNSFQFWRDPVPSMDEDLLGLLKEGGVSAQTEERAGHRVSEDQSDDEDKENEPEQEEQEQEEEEEEEDGGGWITPSNIRQVKMESADSTAPVDVVVGCLTTDFAMQNVLIQMGLNVLSVNGMLIKQARNHILRCHACFKTTSNMNKVFCPHCGNKTLKKLAVTVNEDGSIKMHFSKNPKVMNARGLRHSLPLPQGGKHGNNPQLVEDLRQPQQRLSRKARQKTDVFDPDYVAGGSPFCENDIYSRAANLHIRDGQCGGGRRRANPNAARKKFVKKK, from the exons ATGGCGGCCGCCCTGGTGGAGCATGTTGTCGCAGATGCAGCAGCGTTTCTGAAGAAAACTCCTCTCCAG GACATCGGCAGGAACATCTACACCCTGAAGGACGTGGTGGACGAGATCAGAGACAAACCTACCAGGAGGAGTCTGGCCTTCCTCCCCTACCAGCTCCACTTCAGAGAGCCTCACCCAGAGCACATCAGACATG TCTCTGAGTTCTCCAAGAAGACCGGCGACTACCCGAGTCTTTCAGCCACCGACATCAAAGTCCTGGCTCTGACCTaccagctggagctggagcacGTCGGGTCCCAGCACCTGAGGACGGAGCCCCAGGTCAAG GTCAATATCCAGAGCACACAGCGCCACCCAGAGGCTCCAGTTAACGTTGCAGGTTTCCACTTCCCCTCCAAG AAACCTGCTGGAGCTGCAGACGTGCGACAGACGGAGACGACGAGTCGAACCGACAGCGACGCCTTCAACAGCTTCCAGTTCTGGAGAGAGACGCTACCGAGCATCGAGGGGGACCTGCTGGGGCTACTG AGTCCAGACGTGGATTCAGACAAACCGACGACCGACAGCGACGCCTTCAACAGCTTCCAGTTCTGGAGAGACCCGGTCCCGAGCATGGACGAGGACCTGCTGGGGCTCCTG AAAGAGGGCGGAGTCTCAgcacagacagaggagagggcGGGGCATAGAGTTTCAGAAGACCAATCAGACGACGAGGACAAAGAGAACGAAccggagcaggaggagcaggagcaggaggaggaggaggaggaggaggatggaggagggtgGATCACTCCCAGTAACATCAGGCAGGTGAAGATGGAGTCAGCTGATTCTACGGCTCCAGTCGACGTCGTGGTCGGATGTTTGACCACCGACTTCGCCATGCAG AACGTTCTGATCCAGATGGGCCTCAACGTTCTGTCTGTGAACGGGATGTTGATCAAACAGGCCAGGAACCACATCCTGAGGTGTCACGCCTGCTTCAA GACCACCAGCAACATGAACAAAGTCTTCTGTCCGCACTGTGGAAACAAAACTCTGAAGAAGCTGGCGGTGACGGTCAACGAGGACGGAAGCATCAAGATGCACTTCTCCAAAAACCCCAAAGTGATGAACGCGCGGGGGCTCAGG CACTCGCTGCCGCTGCCTCAGGGAGGGAAACATGGGAACAACCCTCAGCTGGTGGAGGACCTCCGTCAGCCCCAGCAGAGACTGTCCCGGAAGGCTCGCCAGAAGACGGACGTCTTCGACCCGGACTACGTGGCCGGAGGGTCCCCGTTCTGTGAGAACGACATCTACAGCCGAGCTGCCAACCTGCACATCCGAGACGGTCAATGTGGCGGCGGGCGGCGGCGAGCCAACCCCAACGCCGCCCGCAAGAAGTTCGTCAAGAAGAAGTGA